A window of Megachile rotundata isolate GNS110a chromosome 11, iyMegRotu1, whole genome shotgun sequence genomic DNA:
TTGGCATAAAAATGCCCATGGTTCAAAACATGAAAGTAAATGTTCCTTATCAGACAAAAGCCAAGAAAGCTTATGTGATAAAGAATGACTTTCTAAACTACAACATAAGATtcattaaaatatgttatataaatttaaatattacataatttactTCTACAATTACCTTTTGTACAACCATAACATATCTTTTTGTGATGTTATTTGGGttggcaaatttgaaaaataatcttGAGACTCTGAGATAACAGGTGATAACGCTAAAGAAGGTTGTAGCCAATTTAAACCTTGTATAAAAATCCAACAATCTGGTTCTcccttataataaattttattattttcctctttttcttacttttaatattatcaaagtaCTGTTATTCCTCGTTATGTTTGTCATAATTATCATATgaaaacaatattaaataaaaatactaaaattgtttTACTTTGTTTCAATTTGACACACAGATAAAAAGAAGAcaagttattaaatataataatgaaatttactttataatttaaaataagttagaaacAATGAAAACAAGAGGATAAAGACTATCTTACATTTTGATTAAATATTCGACAGCCATGTTTGAATATACGCTCCATCACATTGTGAAGACGATTTAAACCGCCGTAAACATTCCATACGTTCAAAACGCCGTCAACCAATAAACCTTCTACAGTAGTACGAAGACTCTGTAGAAGTTGCCATTGCTCTCTAATATGGGCGTCGTCGCACATGCTCACAATCGGGAATCACTTGCTACATCAATTAACAAATTACTTATCGTTACGTAGTAAAATATTCTTTGACAAAGTTAACAATAGTTTTACATTAGGCAAACATTATGTATCGATATCAACAACGTTAACTTATACTATCGTAGATGTTCATCGAACTTCCTGTTACTGCATTGAGATATTGAGATTGCTGATTTTGACGTTACATCATTGTAAGGGATTTTATTACCCGTACGTCATCGTTTAACGTACGTGGAATCACATAACTATTTCCTTACATAGCTTTAGTGGAAGAAAACATATGTAAGATACATCAGATAGTATGTACCGCATTAACGTCAAGTAACACGCATGACATTTGCTAATAGGTTAGAAATTGGCGTATACGCTAGGTATTTCCCCGACACAAAAGAATGTACTTCCTTTGCGCATCTTGGCTAAATTCACAAGCCATTTCAGCATTAGTGTAGTACTAATCTACATTCCGATTCTTGCTTCGTGATTATATACACGGTGAACAAAAATTCATGAATACTGGAAAGAAATGATTATCATACAtaacaaattctgtaattttaaataatatatctgAAGTaagttattttcaaataaattattgaacgtATAACAAATGTTTTCGTAGAGGTATTAGTTTATACTGTAATATTCTGACAGAACATCTTTTCCCGCCAAAGATTTTAAAATCTACTCACGTGACCAGCAAGTAGTTACGGGCCACGATTCACAGTCGCTTTGCACCTCAAAACTAGTTTTACCGCAACTCGCCGGCGGAAAAGTAGTTCGTAGGATTGTGTTTCGTTCCTAATCCTGATTTATAACATAACTTCGTTTTTTCGGAACGGTTATTTCTCAATTAACAAAAATGTCTACTAAACCTGCATTCAAAGTGGGTAAGTACTAAAATCATGAACAAATTCCGAGTTACATTACTCAGCACATGGTCGTTGATTTGGAGCAAAAGTCGTAAACTTATTTTATGGTATTTAAAGATGCCATTTCTCGTACAATACATGGGAAGAATAGCAAAGAgcgtgttaaaatatttatggaCAATTAATTgtgaattaaattacaaaattgaaagaatCTAATACGACGATAAACGATGATTAACCTACACGACCATGTGTTTGTCAAAAAAAGTCTTTGCAACGCATATTGACATTGATTTTATCTAAAACGATCTCGCACaatagaatttaataaaaaattcattaattcaaaCCCAAATTTGATTGAACCGCAATCACGAAACAATTGAAAGTGTGTCGTAAGCGCCATCATTGATGTGCGTACGAAAATTCAAATCATTGTCTCAGTAAAATcgattgttaaataattttgttaattttatttgacagTTTGCTtataaagcaataaaaaattaattgattaataaattaacaaacaatttttttattaatcgtAGCTGATTTGTCGTTGGCGGAATGGGGACGGAAAGAAATCACTTTGGCAGAACACGAAATGCCAGGATTGATGGCTATTAGGAAGAAATATGGTCCTGAAAAGATTTTAAAAGGTGCACGAATTGCCGGATGTCTTCACATGACGGTGCAGACTGCAGTACTTATTGAAACCCTCATTGAACTTGGTGCCGAggtaagtttttaatttttattcgtatCGGAAGATTTCGCGCGCATTTTTTATCGGTACGATTCAGATTAATCGTTCGATTCGTATTATGACAATTTTATGAATACATGTTTCTTTATCTGTGATAATGCGAATTGTTCTCCTAATCTTTTATTTCAACTTATGATGAACATTTATCTTGTTCGTAAAAAGAAATGACACAAATAAATCGCATTTACACGTCAACGAAATCTTATCTTGTAGGATCATGACCTCGCATCTTTCGTAAGATCCGTTTACAATTGTATCAGACATTGAAAATACGTAGAATCTTTTTTTTCAATAGGAATTTAGATCAGATAATGCAACAAGAGTGTTTCTCTTTCATTGTAATGCAACACATTCTTcctttgtacaaaataaaaaagaagttaCCCTAACAACAAAATATACTTGCAATTTTTTCTACCAATTTGAACAAAAATCATGTGTTattgacatattttttatttatgtatacaatACTTTGACCTTAGTTCAACACTGAACTATATATATAATCTATCCTTATTTATAATCAAACTTCACAAAACATTGTATTGGATTCTTAAActtatcatacaatatcaaaCCTGGATGTTACACCTCAGAAACAACTTCTCCATGTTTCAACGTTACACAGACATCCATTGCCATCATACTGCTTACTCATTGGAAACACTTGATGCACACTCAACAGGGGTTACCGTGATTACTGATACGTTACCGCTCCTTCACTAGGTGCAATGGTCGTCGTGCAACATATTCAGCACGCAAGATCATGCGGCAGCTGCTATTGCAAAAGCAGGGATCCCTGTGTATGCGTGGAAAGGTGAAACCGACGAGGAGTACCTATGGTGTATAGAGCAAACCCTTGTCTTTAAAGACGGTCAACCGTTAAACTTGATCCTCGACGATGGAGGTGATTTGACCAATTTAGTTCACAATAAGTTCCCACAATACTTGGAAAACTGTCGAGGCATTTCCGAAGAGACCACTACAGGCGTTCACAATCTGTACAAGATGTTGAAAGAAGGCACACTGAAGGTCCCAGCGATAAACGTGAACGATTCAGTAACAAAGGTTCGTCATACATCATTCTCCGAGTATATCCCTGGATTCTATATGATTCCCTTCTGTCGAGCAGAGCAAGTTCGATAATTTGTATGGATGCAGAGAGTCATTAATCGATGGTATCAAGCGGGCAACAGACGTTATGATCGCTGGAAAGGTCTGTGTGGTTGCTGGTTATGGAGATGTTGGAAAAGGATGTGCTCAAAGTCTCAGAGCACTTGGTGGACGTGTGATTATCACCGAAATTGATCCTATTAACGCTTTACAAGCAGCCATGGAAGGATACGAGGTGATAACTAATGCTTTCAGAATTCAGACTAAAGGATCCTGAAACTTCCAATGTGGGTTACTCCTTGAACAGATTATTGCATGTTCTTCTTAGGTGACTACAATGGAAGAGGCATCAAATAAAGGACAAATATACGTTACCACTACAGGATGCAAAGACATCATAATGGGTAACCACTTTATAAACATGCCAGAGGATGCTATTGTTTGTAATATTGGTCACTTTGACTGTGAGATCGATGTTACGTGGCTGGAAAAGAACGCTGTCGAGAAAGTGAATGTCAAGCCACAAGTAGACAGATACACGCTGAAAAATGGAAGGTGGGCAATGAATATGTAGTGACTGCTCATATTTATGGTTTAACAAAACTTCAAAAAGAACAGTCATTCATTAAACAATCACCTGTTGCAAAAAATATGTGAATAATCATTTAAACAGGATAGGTCATCCATCGCTTCAGCTTCACGTTCGATTCTCCCGTTTCAGACACATCATTCTCCTAGCAGAGGGCCGTTTAGTTAATCTTGGATGCGCGACTGGACATTCCAGTTTCGTGATGAGCAACTCATTCACAAACCAAGTTTTGGCGCAGATAGAACTGTGGACTAAGACCGAATCCTATCCAGTCGGTGTTTATATGCTGCCAAAGAAATTGGACGAAGAGGTTGCAGCGTTGCATTTGAATCATCTTGGCGTGAAACTAACAAAATTATCAGAAGAACAAAGCAAATATCTTGGCGTACCTGTAGAAGGGCCTTACAAGGCGGACCATTATCGATATTAGTCGCTGAACACCTAATGGCTCATATGTACTTCTATCTATGTAATTAAAATGTGCCGGCGATAGTGTTTCGATTTGCATTATCGGCCGTTAATCTGTTAGTCATTCATTTATTAACATCACTCGATTGTCAAGTGTTCTGTTCAATCGATCAACGCCAACGCAGGAACTGTATTTTGTAGTACTACTTTTTTAATGTCTACAAACTTGCGTAGATGCAGCTatcgtttttaaataaaaggaatTTGTTTACGAGTCAGTTTCTTTGAAATGGAACAAAAAAATGTTACCACTCCTCCATTAGAAGTTAGACCTTTGCTAAAGGTAATATTACCCGGTATAAAGTTTATTGAGGCCTCTTTTCGTATAAGCAGAACAATTAGTATTTTCAGCTAGCTAGATGGACGCTGTTAGTTAGTGGCATAATTTACGGTATCGTTCAGAAGAGAAAATATACTGTGATAGAAAATAAGTtacgagaagaagaagagagagagaggcctGCTAGAGAAGCCCGTATGCGTTGTGAAAGACTTCGACGCAACGCCGGTACATTTTGCTATCATTTTTGTAATGTACATAATGCTTTTTATGTGTTATTCCCCTTGCAGCTGATATGGCAGAGCTGGAAAGAATATTTTTAGGAACAACTTCAACTGATACAACAGAAATACCGTGTAATGGAGACGTAACTTCAGAAGATAAGAGCTCAGTATCAGATAGTACAAAAGAAATAGTTGTTCCTTCAGACGATAACCAAGAAATACCAAACATGGATGAATTGGAAGAAACAGACATTTCTCCCGGTTATGACGCAGAAGATTTTGACGAGTAAAAAAACGATAAAAAGAATGTAATATAAAAGATGATTTTATGAAGTTAGCTGTAAATGAAATAAAGCCCCAAATTTGCAACAGACTTTAAAGAAAAAGACATGTTTATTATCCTGTCATAACATTCATTACTTTTCATCGCGATTATGTAcacttcttatttttttttatttacaattttaataaggtAGAACTTTCCTGTAAGCAATAGCATCCACAGCCTGTTGGACATAGTGTTTCGCTACTGAACCATTTTGCTAAATGCTGTGTGTGTCCTCCATGTCCACAGAAAACACAGAAGTTACTTGGACCTGAacataatgtattttaaattgaattttctcAAAAAAAGGAAGTGTGAAATATTCATAACTAAGACTCAATATACCTCTCACGGAAATATGACAAATTACACATTCTAAAGCTAATCGTTTGCAGCTTATACATTGAGGTCCTCTGCTAACTTTACCACACATTTGGCACTCGCTTTGAAACTCAACACCTTTGTGCGTGTCCAACGGAGTTGCACTCACGTGTTTTAATACTTGTGCACGCGCATCCAATAGTCTCCATCTATGTAATACTTCTGCATATGCTTTTTTGTATCCATCGTAAAGAGTAGTATATTTTTCGTCGAGCAATCTGCAAAACTGGTGTTGATATAGGTTCTTACTTCATACTATGATAGGAATGGAATTTAATCTTATACCTAATACTTTTTACAGAATCCCCAAACGAATCTTGAATTAACTTTAAATCATCTAATGAATCAGACCACGAGTTCGATCGGTGttgtttcaaattctgaaagttcCATCCTTCCAATGTGGTATCCGCTAAGTGAATTGTATGATACGGCGAACCACCAggctaaaaaaatatataaggcATAATATATTATAGCTTAACATGTTATGTTGAAATTAACATCAAaaacataatatacataattaacAAGATGAACAATATGTCTCTGATCACTTTCTGCGCAAAGATGTTTGTCTTCTgtataaaattgaaacattatcACAACAAACAGTACATCACATATAATTAGTTACTACCAACTACTAAATAGTATTAGTCAGAATACTGTAAAACAATTAGATACAACATTAAAAAGTTTGGCATTTTAAAATCAGGCATTGGCCAAACCTGCATGCTTTGTGATATCACGACACTTCCAGTCCGATGCTGTAAGGCAGTAACAAATATCATCATGATAAGTGAACCCTAAGAATCAAACATTTCAAACACGCACAAACTTAGAAAATTCGGAAACCATGCCTTACCTTCAACCACCACTTTCCTGTAGAAAGCCTCTATAACAAAGATAACATTGTATCAATTATCTGGTAACttcgaaaaatttataaagagaGTAATGAAATGAAACAGCAGATTACGTCGGTATAGTATGCCTTTTCGATTTACAAACACAGATAGTGAAGTAGGAAAACTTCTCTGAATACGTCTTAATTATTATGATGCAGTTTACTTTGAGatcttttttatacatttatagatCTGTAATATATGTCTCGCTTTTATGGTATAGATAACGCATATGATACCGTCGTATCGCAACAGCAGATCGTATTTACATTGTTCAATTATTTCTCATGCACTGAAAGAGTTGCGTGCTGAGTATGAAAGATGTGATATACTGCGATTCGAATAGGCTAACATCGAAACACGAATAAAtgattatatttaaaaagtaaCCTTGAATATCGAGATGTTCAACATGTTTTATGAACAGAAGACAAATGATCAAGACATTTAACACACATCAGTTTTTAATGATACTATAAAAATAGTGCTCGTGCTAGACCATGCTAGAACTCAACACTCACGTATGAATATAACATACTTACACTAACGTTGATAGATTTGCTACTTAGTCGTGTTTGAGAAATATCAGGATTTTCCGAACGATAACTAAATGCACAACTCAGCATACCTGCCATTTGAATATCTGACTGATTGGCATAATGCTGTATCCTAGGATAAATGATAAATAACTATGATCATATGTGCAcaacaatataaataatttctttattacTTACAAGGAATGAATCAAATTTTGACCAAAAGGATGTAAAGGCCATGGGGCATCGATATCAGGTGACTGACAAGAATTTTGTCCCACGTTCGCAACTGGCTGTGAAATAACGAGAGCAGCCAAACACCATGCCTGAACTAAATCTGGACGTTCTAGTGCCGCGGCAATATTTGCATTATATTGACACATTGCTGGGATGTCAGTAATATTAATGCTACGAATCAAACAAGATTAAAAGatcttataataaaaaagatatGCAGCAATTAcacatgaaatataaaattattcattgcaCTTACACATATTTCTCAGCTAGCTCTTTGTTAACGAAAAATAATGACGAGGCAtcatatattattaccataaaatgataatttttacAACATGACCTGTAGGTCATTCTGTTCGTATTGTGTAATCCTCGACTTATTTTCTGTGAATTTCAAAACATCTCTTTGTATAATGTTAAGCAGCATTGGTAAATATCTTACACTTTCATGATCTTCATCAAAGTCACTACCACTTACACGATCTTGAAAATAAAACGAACTTATAGGAATGTTATCATTCGACTGTACATAGGAGTTCGAATACATGTGTATAAAGTGTTCTCCATTGCCAATCCCATTTCCTAAAGCAGAAAGTGCTCTAGGTGTGGTATTTTCAGGTTTCATTGATGACCTTCTGGTGTACGAAGCGCGACCAAAACATACAAGTATTCCTATTGAAACATTGAATTGAGCCCCAGTACACAaattatttgatcatttttacgaTTTTGTTTACATACCCACACAACAAAATTTAGCACCAGAAGTTCTAGGAAACGGTATATTGGCATCTTGATAATTAGTGTATATGTTAGAAGAACCTAAGAAATTTGCATTATCCTGAATGTCGTATCCTAAATGACTACTTTCATTTTCGTCCTTTTTACATGTCTACAGAAATAGAAAAACTATTATTCAAAACGAACGTCAACCATATGACGAAAAATAAGTTTTATCTTTACTTGCTCTAAAGTTGTAATTAATTGTCTAAGGCAGGGTTCTAAACATGATCTGTTCTTTTTAACACGCTGCTGAGCAGTCTgttttaaaacttttaataatttcgtcATTGTTGTATTATCAATTGTTGTTCCAGGACAAAACTGAAATGTGGGTTGTGCACTGTATGGATAATTTGGAGGgaaatttacttttaatatCACATTGTAACTTTTGTTGGATGCTGTTACAGTACAACTACGTTCTACAGCATCCATTTCATTAACCTAAAATAATAGAAACGTTTATTCTCATATATTTATACTGTTATATCATGTTATATTACCTCTATATTGGgtatattcatatttatcaaAGAGAATTCTTGCTGCAAGGTCTTTGGTTGTGTAGGAGAcgatatttctttattattttcgaTATATGTATCTGATTCAGAATTCAATGTCGGTTCATCTACTTTTGTTGTTATACAACTCACTTCGCGATCATTTTGAGTATCGTTAAGTTGCAGTTGCTGGACGGATTGTAATGTTCCTAAATCAAAAGCACATATTAATTAGTTAAAATTTTGACTACAAAAAATGTACTATATTTACAAGCAAAATATACgcacttatattattatcttcAGAATACTGAGTATAAATAGATGTATTATCATCTATGCCATGTCCACATAACTAAAATGTTATTGTTCtagattatttttatacaaacaaTAGTTACCGTTTattatgtaatatgtacatatatatacacctACTTTTTTTAAAATGGGATCAATTTTATATATCCTTAAACATTGATCTTTTGACCAAGTAATCAATTCAAAATcactattttctaatttttgatgCCTCCATTGAAACTCAAGAACAACATCAGTATGTCCTACAAAAGTATAAATAGGTGCACTGAGGTTCGTTATGTTCCATAATAACAGACTATTCTCTCCTCGTCGTAATTGCGGTACTACTATTGTTACCAATCCCTCCCCAAATGGCTGTGGATGATTTAacttttataattacaaataaaattaaatttcattaaatagaATGTTATTTTTACCGTATATCTAGCCCTCCACACTGGTGAATTTGTTGTCAAAATGCTCTCTGCTCTACGTGGATTACTAATATCAAAGATTTTCACTGTACAATCTTGACTAGAAGTAGCCAGTTGATTTTGTTGGAATGGACACCAATCTAAACCATGTATCTAAAATAACTTTggtgtaaataattattgtaatgatGTTGTCAAATAGAACAGAAATATTCACTTTTGTTAAGTGAGCAGCTATATACTGCATAGGGCTATTTCCTTTTCGTTGATCCCATATTTTAATGTCCCCATCATGAGCCGTAGCTAACATGTTAGGAGATAAAGCATTCCATCTTACTTGGGAAGAACCAGCTGTAACATGGTCATTTATAATTACATTCAAATGTTTAGAACAATAGCTTTTTATCAACTTCTTAAGTATCCCAAAGTATATTTACCTACTGCAGACAAAGATAAACAAGGCCTTCTTTGATCCCTTACATCCcaaatatgtataaatgtatCAATACTACAAGAAGCAACAATATCTGGTTCCTTAGGATGCCAGTTTAAgtcacttactactcttgtatGTGCTTTAAGACTATTTGTTGTTTGTAAGTCATAACAGCCAACTCCATTAAGAGATAATATTTCGATACGTGTATTACTCTACAATCAAagtttaaataaacattttatgaTATATGCTTGAAATACATAATACTCAATTTCTTACCGATACAGCACACAGGTGAGAATTTGTACTTGTAGGATTCCATTCAGCCGAGCCAACTTCGTATTTGCTttgtctttgaaatttttttaaggtATCAGCACCTTCATCTAGATGTTTCACTGCGAAATACCGACGTCTACAAACATGTGAGAAAGACAGACACATTAAAAAAAAGCCTGTATAAAGTAAACAGTCTTTGTATTCATAATTTCTTACCCAGCAAGTAATACGTAATTGCCAGTCGCGTCCACGGCCATAGTATTAGCCTACGAATGATAAAGATAATTGAATAGTTAAGAACACtcaattattataatgaataaaaaataaacgaatCATTTCATGAAGCTATTGTAGGAATACATTTCTATTTCATAAAACAACGTGCCTGTAAATCGCGATGCTCCGTGACCACATAGTCGCTACCCCAACGTTTTGACATTTTACCAGTAAATTCGAATTCCTGTCAGCATTATGCAAGGTTAGAAATAAACCGAGTACGCAACCAGAGTtaaattgtatgtattttatttcacagaTGATCGGATCCTTTTCGCGCAGCTCGACTGAGCTTGGAAAGCTGCTTGGTGGGGAGACCCCACTAGTCTGTTCTTTTGCTAGTATTATATACATAGAGTGGATAGTAATATATAGAAtgagagaatttgaaaaatttgggaacattaggattttaaatttttggaaattttttaattttgtcgaTAAAATAAAAGGCTACTAAGTATATAAATCTAGCGTCTTAATCGTAAGAGCGCTTGCGCGTTAATGTTAATTACGAATCTTCCTAGAACCTATCAGAACCAACCTGCGCAGAAATAATCGAAATCTGGTTATTCGGAGGTTCCATTACCCGCGAAATAGAGTACACATATATACAACCATGGACACATTCAAAGTTGCGTACGTGATATGCTGCAACGCGTTCTGTACACACACATTCTTATCATTGCTTTCCCATTGGTTGAacaaaatacacatatgtacttaCACACTAACAAATGTTAGCAAGGGGTTACCACCAGAGGGGGAACGAAGTAAAAAGAGCAAAAGGGAGAGCAAGATAATTAAAGAGAGAGAAGTTTAAGACGCTTCGCTGTGCTATTTCTGTCACGTATATATTCGCTGTTGCATATAGGTGTACTGACATCGAGAACACAAATAGTTAGTAAACGGTGCGAAATAGGGGTAAAGAAAGATTGAAGTTTGTATTATCTTTGATTACTGCATCGTAGTTTGGTCGGATTTTGGGTGTTTTTCTTTGACAGTGATCGTGATACTTGAAGTGATAGTGACAACAATGTCCGTGATTATGGATTGTTTTTGTCAGTAGCGGACGTGTAAAGGTTGTTTATCGCTTTGTTTGGCTGACTTCTGACAAAAGATTCTGATCTATCATTTTTTCTTATCTTCGTGAAACGTTCACCGGCGAACTTTCTGTTTAGCGTAAATTTTTGGTCGGAGAAACGGTGTCTTTTGTTTCTCAAGGGTAGTCGTCCGTCCTTTACACCGTTTCCCTCTCTTTACGCCTGCACGTCATTCGCGCGGTGCAAGAAGGCAACAACTCGTCACGGCTAAAGCTTGATCCAAGGACCGATTGCTGAAATCGGGACTATACGCAGACGGTAAATTCGTCTTGATATCTTTAATTAGAGATCTGTGATGTACAAGTTCGGCGCCGCGGGAAAAATCATAACGTCCACGATTAATTTCGTACACTCAAAGAGGAAAGGAATTTTcatatacataaaaaaaatgtacaaagacTCGATAAGTCTTCGAAGTAgtagaaattttttaaccttTCGATTATATTGAACTATCTTGGCTGTGCGACTGAGAAACGAGGCCAAGTTTTGTCAAGAAGTACGCTAAAGGTCATCGACTCCTGTGCAACGTAATGGAGTATTAATGACAAAAGCGTTCCGATAGGAGATGCACCAAGAGTATTCAGTACAGAGACACCCTGTTTATCTGATGTAAGGAAAACCACTGTTCTTGGCAAGATGAAGTTGCTTGAAAGTACACGTTTCGAAGCTATAAACAGTGCCTTGTCCATCAAAACTGGAGACAGCAAAATAATAGGCAGGTGAGATGATTGGATCAATGTCTATCAGATTATTCAGAAGCTGTTATGCGATAATAAATGCCAAATTCTATTTCCAGAATAGAGAGTTACTCTTGCAAAATGGCTGGAAATGACAAACAGCTGTATAAACGTTTCAATGCTGAACAAGGTTTCACTCCACATGATCTTCAAGCACTATCACCACCACAAACATCTTTGGGAACGTCACCTGCTCAAGGATACTTTAGGTACTAAAAGTTTCAGGATCAATATAAATCATtacaaatacataaaaaataagatattattcttttacttataaaataaaatatattacaatgaaaaagaaaaaaaaaacaaaatcaatTATTGTAAGAAGCCTATATTTACTTTTTGATTATTTTTGTTACCtgtacattaatttaataacaatcttCTTATGTTTTTATGTATGCAGTCGTAGCGTTTCCGGCGACGAAGATGGCCCACTGTGTGACACAATCAGTAGGAAAACGTTATTCTATTTGATTGCCACTTTAAATTCAGCTTTTCACCCAGATTATGATTTCTCTGATGCTAAGAGCCACGAATTCAGTAAAGAACCAAGCTTGCAATGGGTGATGAATGCTGTAGACAGTAATTTAAGCGCAACGGCGGGAGATCATTATCGCACTCTCCGAACAGCACTTTGGGCCGCTATTGATGATGAAATATCATTAAG
This region includes:
- the Ahcy gene encoding adenosylhomocysteinase encodes the protein MSTKPAFKVADLSLAEWGRKEITLAEHEMPGLMAIRKKYGPEKILKGARIAGCLHMTVQTAVLIETLIELGAEVQWSSCNIFSTQDHAAAAIAKAGIPVYAWKGETDEEYLWCIEQTLVFKDGQPLNLILDDGGDLTNLVHNKFPQYLENCRGISEETTTGVHNLYKMLKEGTLKVPAINVNDSVTKSKFDNLYGCRESLIDGIKRATDVMIAGKVCVVAGYGDVGKGCAQSLRALGGRVIITEIDPINALQAAMEGYEVTTMEEASNKGQIYVTTTGCKDIIMGNHFINMPEDAIVCNIGHFDCEIDVTWLEKNAVEKVNVKPQVDRYTLKNGRHIILLAEGRLVNLGCATGHSSFVMSNSFTNQVLAQIELWTKTESYPVGVYMLPKKLDEEVAALHLNHLGVKLTKLSEEQSKYLGVPVEGPYKADHYRY
- the LOC143265361 gene encoding uncharacterized protein LOC143265361 → MEQKNVTTPPLEVRPLLKLARWTLLVSGIIYGIVQKRKYTVIENKLREEEERERPAREARMRCERLRRNAADMAELERIFLGTTSTDTTEIPCNGDVTSEDKSSVSDSTKEIVVPSDDNQEIPNMDELEETDISPGYDAEDFDE